Below is a window of Candidatus Bathyarchaeia archaeon DNA.
ATCTTCACCTCCTGTCACGACTGCAAGACAAGACTGGTCACGAAGAAAGGCATCAAGACACTTGACGAAATCGATCCCTCGGATACGATCTTCACGCTCAACCCAGGGACAGGATTCCTGGAAGAGGCAGAAATCAACAGAATCCTCTCCTACGATTACAAAGGGGAAATGGTGTCGATCCTGGGCCGAAGGGTGGACTCCCTTGTCACGCCAAATCATAGGGTCCTCTATGTTCAAAGCGCAACGCGAAATCCACGGTTGGGGTACGTCGAGGCAAGACAGGTCTTAGAGAGGCATACTCTGCGCCTGCCGCTGGCGAATGGATGGAATGGAACACCGATGCCAGACCACTATGAATTCCACAACCCATCGTTCCATTGGAATGCCGAGAATAGATCAACAAGGATAGCGACCGAGGATCTGTTCTACCTCATCGGGCTCTTCATAGCGGACGGTGTAGCTGACGAAATAGACAATCATGCACGAGTTACAGGGCTTTCCGCGAGGGAATACGTCGAGACCCCCCGTGACTCCCATGGGCGCTTTCAGGCCCTAGTCGCTGCCACAGAATCCGGCCAAGCGACGGTCACGTACGAGAGGCTGAGCCGGATTAGATTCTGCGTTCCGAAGGAAGACAAGGCACGAACTAGGCTAGAATCAACTCTCGGCCGAAACGGAATTCATTTCTCATCTTACGCGAATGGAAATGACAAGAACGGAATCATCCAGTTCCATCACCAACCGTTGTACGAACTCTTTAGGGAATGCGGTCACAACGCAAAAGAGAAGCGGATACCTGGTTGGATGCTTCAAGCTGAAGCCAAATGTCTAAGCGCACTCTTTGAGGGCGTAATGGACGGAGATGGTGACAAGACCCACAGATATCTGACTACAGTGTCCTCTCCTCTCGTAAGAGACTTTGCCGAACTTTCATTCAAACTCGGTCTTGCGGTACATGTTCAGGAAGACGAAGGCTCCGAGACGCGTTTGCGAGATGGGCGACACATACGCGGTGGAAGAACATTTCACATCTCTGTCTCCGAGACGAGACCCTTTCTGACCAGGGATAATTTTCACGAAACAGATTACGAGGGAAAAGTCTGGTGTCTTGAAACCGACAACGGAAACTTTCTAGTCGAGCGGAACGGAACCTTCTTCTTTTCAGGCAACTCGATGGCTGTTTACGGGGACCAGACTCCGCCATTCGACGAGAGCTTACCGAGGAGGCCTGAGGACCCTTACGGCGCCGCCAAGTCCTACTGTGAAAACGTGCTTGAGATATTCGCGCGCATACATGGGTTCGAGCACGTCATCATCCGTCCACACAATGTGTACGGCGCGCGACAGAATGTCGCTGACCCGTATCGTAACGTGTTGGGAATATGGATCAACAGAATCCTGCGACGAAAGCCCCCGATCATATATGGAGACGGGGAACAATCCAGAGCGTTCAGCTACATTGAAGATGTAACACCCGCGATCGCAAACGCCGGATTCACGCCCAAGGCAAAAGGCCAGATCATCAATGTTGGAAGCGACGAGGCCGTCAGTATCCGCAAGGCCTGCGG
It encodes the following:
- a CDS encoding NAD-dependent epimerase/dehydratase family protein, translating into METKKVLVTGGAGFMGSWLVDSLIDAGHDVVSADNLLGGKKENVNPDCKFVKADLVKRQEVKPLVKGVDIIFHLAAYAAEGQSIFSPISINEINLIPMNNLLVEAVNNNIERFIFTSCHDCKTRLVTKKGIKTLDEIDPSDTIFTLNPGTGFLEEAEINRILSYDYKGEMVSILGRRVDSLVTPNHRVLYVQSATRNPRLGYVEARQVLERHTLRLPLANGWNGTPMPDHYEFHNPSFHWNAENRSTRIATEDLFYLIGLFIADGVADEIDNHARVTGLSAREYVETPRDSHGRFQALVAATESGQATVTYERLSRIRFCVPKEDKARTRLESTLGRNGIHFSSYANGNDKNGIIQFHHQPLYELFRECGHNAKEKRIPGWMLQAEAKCLSALFEGVMDGDGDKTHRYLTTVSSPLVRDFAELSFKLGLAVHVQEDEGSETRLRDGRHIRGGRTFHISVSETRPFLTRDNFHETDYEGKVWCLETDNGNFLVERNGTFFFSGNSMAVYGDQTPPFDESLPRRPEDPYGAAKSYCENVLEIFARIHGFEHVIIRPHNVYGARQNVADPYRNVLGIWINRILRRKPPIIYGDGEQSRAFSYIEDVTPAIANAGFTPKAKGQIINVGSDEAVSIRKACGLLLQVMGSEFKPTFQDARPGEVKHAFCTIQKSIDLLGYETQHSLKDGLTKMVAWARHVGPQQPTYTLPLEITRGAPKVWVERSM